Below is a genomic region from Candidatus Effluviviaceae Genus V sp..
TCGGCGACGAAGAACCCACGATAGCTGCCCTCGATGTCGTCGCTGTCGGTGATCGCTACGGCCTCTCCATCCTTCAGCGTCGGCTGGTCCAGAAGCAGGTAGAAGAGGTCCGAGTTGGCGTACCCCCCATCCGTCTCGACGATCGCGAGAGGACCGTGCGCCGTGTCGAAGAGAAACCCGACGTCGGCCGTGTATCGCGGGTCGAACGCGATCCGGTTGCGCTCCCCGCCGTCGAGACCGGCGACGATGAGTCTCGAGTAGACCGACGCCATCTCGCCGCGGGCCGCCGCACGGACTGCGTTCCGGAGCGCGTCGAGGTCGAGCAGCTTGTAGCTCATGGCGTAGTTGTGTCTGAAAAGGGCGACGGTGTCGGCACGCATCTCGGGACCCGCATCCTCGTACCACGTCTCCGGAAACCACAGAAGCAGGTCTCCCTCGAGCCCATAGCGCTGAGGAAGCGAGGAGACGAGCCAGCGGCCGGGCCATACGGCCAGCGTGTCGCCCGAGACGCCGGCGACCGTCCACGTGAGGATCGACCGCTGCAGCGACCCGTCGCGCGAGTAGTCGCTCATGGCCAGGACGGGAGGCCGGTCGCCGCCGGGCTCCAGCACATCGATCGACGCGAACTGCGGAAGGGACGCGGCAAGCTCGATGTCGCCCCACGCTCCGCCCTCCAGCTCGAACGCGCGGGTCGAGGGCGTCGACCAGATCTGTGCCGGGTTCCAGCGGGCATCCCGCGGCCCGGTGCCGCTCAGGCCGATGGCCAGCGACACGGCGATGCACCCCACGGTCAGAGCCTGCAGCGCGCGCCGCATCGTTCGATCGTCGATGTCGTTCGTGAAGGGTGTCACTCCGGCACCGATTCGGCTGGGGGAAGCAGTGGTTCACCGAAACCAGAACCAGTATAGCACAAGAACGGAGGCGCACCAATCGACGGGCGGGTCCTTCCCTGGAGAACGGACCGCGCAGGGCGGTGTCGAAGGCGATGCGCACGACGGCGTTCGGCCGCGACACCGTGAATGGAAGGGCCGTCACAACGAAACCCCGCCGCAGGGGCGGCGGGGCTCCGGATGGTCAGTGCTGCGTGCGGACGCTATCCGGTCAGAGCGCTGAGATCGAGATGCTCGCGGGCCATGTCCGTGAGGATGGCGATCTTCTCCGACTCGTCCTTGGTCAGGAGACGCTCGACGTCGTCGACGCGCTTTGCCACGCGGTAGGTGTGCTCCGCGGCCAGGAGCAGCGGGACCCCGCGCTCGGCGACCTGCGAGATGATATTCGCGGGCGGCATGACGTTGTTCGAGAGCACGATACCGACCGTGTCCGCCTCGAGGGCGGCGAGGATCATGTCGCTCCGGTCGCCGCTCGTGATGACGAGGAGCTGGTCCTCAGAGAAGATCGGCTCCCGACGCGCGGCGTCGGCGTCCATCGCTCCGACGAGGATGTGCTTCACGGTGCGGTTCATACCCTCTTCCCCGGCAAGAACCTTGGCGAAGAGAACGCCGGACAGGAACCCGACCGATGGGTAGGTGAGCTCGGCCCGGTACGGGAGGACTCCGAGGAGCGGAACATCCAGCTCATCCAGGAACGGCCGGCAGGTCGCCTGGAAGTCCTCGAGGTCCTTGACCTGGTTGACGATGACGCCTTTCATCGGCACGTCTCCGATATCGACGTGTTGCTTGAAGAAGCGCAGATCGTCCAGCACCTCGTCCTCTCCACCGCTGGCCACGAGCACGAGCTCGGCGCCGGCGTGCCTCGCGACGGAGAGGGCGTCCAGATGCACCGACCCTCCGAAGCTCAGGTCCTTGCCCGCCTCGACGAAGACGACCTCGTTGCCGGACTCGACCTGCTCGATGAGCTCGGTCAGCTTCTCGCCCGTCGACTCAGCATCATACATGAACCGGAGCTTCGAATGGTCGAACCCGATGCTCATCTGTTCCGGCGACTCGTCGATCCCGAGGACGCCGAACACGAGCGCCGAGTCGTAGTCCCACAGACGTTTCTTCTTGTAGAGGATCCGGTCCCCGAACGGCTTCATGTAACCGACCGGCTTGTCGA
It encodes:
- a CDS encoding AAA family ATPase produces the protein MPRLVVASTREGAGKTSVIVGAARALDKPVGYMKPFGDRILYKKKRLWDYDSALVFGVLGIDESPEQMSIGFDHSKLRFMYDAESTGEKLTELIEQVESGNEVVFVEAGKDLSFGGSVHLDALSVARHAGAELVLVASGGEDEVLDDLRFFKQHVDIGDVPMKGVIVNQVKDLEDFQATCRPFLDELDVPLLGVLPYRAELTYPSVGFLSGVLFAKVLAGEEGMNRTVKHILVGAMDADAARREPIFSEDQLLVITSGDRSDMILAALEADTVGIVLSNNVMPPANIISQVAERGVPLLLAAEHTYRVAKRVDDVERLLTKDESEKIAILTDMAREHLDLSALTG